The following coding sequences are from one uncultured Desulfobacter sp. window:
- the folK gene encoding 2-amino-4-hydroxy-6-hydroxymethyldihydropteridine diphosphokinase, whose product MNCPDSLSLTPVYLSIGANKGNKIANIGRAIKRLGETEGIFVAARSKFYKTAPQNYTDQDWFVNAAIRINTAYAPEQLLAVLQTIEKEQDRDGKDFRFGPRRIDLDIIFYGQRVVNTATLVIPHPRMHERLFVLKPLCDIDNNLVHPISGLTVGELYEQIKTDKGQAVVAMAKEETREIFY is encoded by the coding sequence TTGAATTGCCCTGATTCCTTATCCCTGACACCTGTATATTTAAGCATCGGTGCCAATAAGGGTAATAAGATTGCCAACATCGGCCGGGCCATCAAACGTCTTGGGGAAACAGAAGGGATTTTTGTAGCGGCGCGCTCAAAATTTTATAAGACAGCACCCCAGAATTATACAGATCAGGATTGGTTTGTGAATGCAGCCATTCGGATCAATACGGCTTATGCCCCAGAACAGCTTTTAGCGGTGCTGCAAACCATTGAAAAAGAGCAGGACCGGGACGGTAAAGATTTTAGATTTGGTCCGCGCAGGATTGATCTGGATATTATCTTTTACGGCCAACGGGTGGTGAATACCGCAACGCTTGTGATTCCACATCCCCGTATGCATGAACGTCTTTTTGTATTAAAACCCCTTTGCGACATAGATAATAATTTGGTTCACCCGATAAGCGGCCTGACCGTGGGTGAACTATACGAACAAATTAAAACAGATAAAGGCCAGGCCGTCGTTGCCATGGCCAAGGAGGAGACCCGTGAAATTTTTTATTGA
- the fsa gene encoding fructose-6-phosphate aldolase, whose protein sequence is MKFFIDTANIEQIKDANDMGMVDGVTTNPSLIAKEDGEFKDIIAQICSIVDGPVSAEVISLEYEGMVSEARELVKIADNIAVKIPMTVEGLKAVKTLSGEGIKTNVTLVFSALQALMAAKAGATYVSPFVGRLDDLAQEGMGLIEEIVQIFTNYDFDTQIIVASVRSQLHVQQSALIGADIATIPYGVLKKLAAHHMTDKGIESFLADWNKKNK, encoded by the coding sequence GTGAAATTTTTTATTGATACAGCCAACATTGAACAGATCAAGGATGCCAATGATATGGGTATGGTGGATGGTGTGACCACCAATCCATCTCTGATTGCCAAAGAAGATGGCGAGTTCAAAGATATTATTGCGCAGATTTGCAGCATCGTTGATGGCCCTGTTTCCGCTGAGGTGATCAGCCTGGAGTATGAGGGGATGGTATCCGAAGCCCGGGAGCTTGTAAAAATTGCCGATAACATTGCCGTAAAAATTCCCATGACCGTGGAAGGGCTCAAAGCAGTTAAAACATTGTCCGGCGAAGGCATTAAAACCAATGTGACCCTGGTATTTTCAGCGCTCCAGGCCCTGATGGCGGCCAAAGCCGGTGCAACCTATGTGTCTCCGTTTGTAGGTCGTCTTGACGATTTGGCCCAGGAAGGCATGGGGCTTATCGAAGAGATTGTGCAAATTTTCACCAATTATGATTTTGATACCCAGATCATTGTGGCATCCGTCAGAAGCCAGCTTCATGTTCAGCAGTCAGCCTTGATTGGCGCAGATATTGCCACCATACCCTATGGCGTGCTTAAAAAACTTGCGGCCCATCATATGACCGATAAAGGCATTGAATCCTTCCTGGCAGACTGGAACAAAAAGAACAAATAG
- a CDS encoding helix-turn-helix domain-containing protein, with translation MNTFTISHGYANDLDLWFGKIERKDGGKMTAGIEKTFKAMVRCAVGKDHTFVNMGTLANRTNVCHRTIERHIKILRDAGLINAVREEINGWKRTVYYFLAHPVIVKFRELRVGKATPQQKKNETPTPDKPEATPDIEPETKQELSDDRGQDATQDCYAPDQQNVGNLSDYTFDRLNIETPSLSPSESAITHGHQEPPTWVKVRDRIIENDQLNLAAKYLPCIYAKIENESVILSVPNEIALQRIEKHYGQTLKDNFSFFGVKTIVFKVYSEKLQKKKNEEQTLQDQIQRQRQKVLQERILAEKQQQEAELNSLPLKKQFEVLLNQYPRKIGKWQAWKNFKKFVQAGEIPKTSELLKIIGKNKMSQDWQRDNGRWIPGLSKFLKERRWLDEINT, from the coding sequence TTGAATACTTTCACAATTTCGCATGGTTATGCGAATGATCTTGATTTGTGGTTTGGGAAAATCGAAAGAAAAGACGGTGGGAAAATGACAGCAGGGATCGAGAAAACTTTTAAGGCAATGGTAAGATGTGCGGTTGGTAAAGACCATACATTCGTGAATATGGGAACGTTAGCCAACCGGACCAATGTCTGCCACCGAACTATTGAAAGACACATCAAAATTCTTAGAGATGCCGGGTTGATCAACGCTGTAAGAGAAGAAATTAACGGCTGGAAGCGGACCGTCTATTATTTTCTTGCCCATCCTGTAATTGTTAAATTCAGGGAATTAAGAGTTGGTAAAGCAACACCTCAGCAAAAAAAGAATGAAACTCCCACGCCTGACAAGCCGGAAGCGACCCCAGATATTGAGCCTGAAACAAAGCAAGAATTGTCAGACGATCGCGGCCAGGATGCTACCCAGGACTGTTATGCCCCGGATCAACAAAATGTCGGCAATTTGTCGGATTATACCTTTGATAGACTAAATATAGAGACTCCCTCTCTATCCCCCTCAGAATCAGCTATAACTCATGGCCACCAGGAGCCACCAACCTGGGTAAAGGTCAGAGATCGTATCATCGAAAATGATCAACTGAATTTAGCCGCTAAATATCTTCCCTGCATATACGCTAAGATCGAGAACGAGAGTGTGATTCTGTCAGTACCAAACGAAATCGCATTACAACGAATTGAAAAACATTACGGTCAAACACTCAAGGATAATTTTTCTTTTTTTGGCGTTAAAACCATTGTCTTCAAGGTCTATTCGGAAAAACTCCAAAAGAAAAAAAATGAAGAACAAACGCTGCAAGATCAAATTCAACGGCAGAGGCAAAAAGTACTGCAGGAAAGGATTCTGGCTGAAAAACAGCAGCAGGAAGCTGAATTGAATAGTTTGCCCCTTAAGAAGCAATTTGAGGTCCTTTTAAATCAATACCCCCGGAAAATCGGAAAATGGCAAGCCTGGAAGAATTTTAAAAAATTCGTTCAGGCCGGAGAAATACCCAAAACATCAGAACTTTTAAAAATCATTGGAAAAAACAAGATGTCCCAGGATTGGCAACGAGATAATGGCCGCTGGATACCTGGGCTATCAAAGTTTTTGAAGGAAAGACGATGGTTAGATGAAATTAATACTTAG
- a CDS encoding ATP-binding protein, with the protein MKLILSTENTGTESRILSLVDLNFIHDKKDIIFIGNPGTGKTLLSKCIAYAATQAGHKTLFTTAVDMINQLVAAEQDHTLLKKLKYYQSQDLLVCDEIGYLPLGKQGSNLFFQIISARHEKKSTIITTNLPFAKWGTIFDGTTVATAIADRLVYNSEILILEGRSYRKR; encoded by the coding sequence ATGAAATTAATACTTAGCACAGAAAATACCGGTACCGAGAGCCGAATTTTGAGCCTTGTGGACCTGAACTTTATCCATGATAAAAAGGACATCATTTTTATTGGCAATCCCGGCACCGGCAAGACCTTGCTATCAAAATGTATTGCCTATGCAGCCACCCAGGCAGGGCATAAAACCCTTTTTACGACGGCTGTAGACATGATTAACCAGCTTGTGGCCGCTGAGCAGGATCACACGCTGCTCAAAAAGCTCAAGTATTATCAATCCCAGGATCTTCTTGTATGTGACGAGATCGGTTATCTTCCGCTGGGCAAACAGGGCTCAAATTTGTTCTTCCAGATCATCAGCGCCAGGCACGAAAAAAAGTCGACTATTATTACGACGAACCTGCCGTTCGCAAAATGGGGAACAATATTTGACGGGACAACTGTTGCCACAGCGATTGCCGACCGCCTTGTTTACAACTCTGAGATCCTTATCCTGGAGGGGAGAAGCTATCGAAAGAGATAA
- a CDS encoding 2-dehydropantoate 2-reductase — protein MNICFYGVGGVGGYYGSLMTKYFNQTGEGNIYFIARGKHKDAIIDKGLLLKKEGGKEKLLIKPHVCTDTVNDLPICNIVVVSVKGYDLENVTNEIDKITDENSIILPLLNGADIYDRMRQHLKKGYLLPACLYLGTHIESPGIIFQKGGSGQISVGKDPLNPEFYPDKLMKIFKNAEILINFFDDVNIEIWTKYIFIASFALVTATYNKTIGEVATDRELGVLIKNIMQEISLIAAALNIELPSDIVETSFSKAGQFPFETKTSFQRDVEMKGIQSEWDLFGGTVIRYAEKFNISADSTKKTFDKLLKTLT, from the coding sequence ATGAACATATGTTTTTATGGCGTTGGTGGTGTAGGTGGTTACTATGGCTCTTTAATGACTAAATATTTCAATCAAACCGGTGAGGGAAATATATATTTTATTGCAAGGGGTAAACATAAGGATGCCATCATAGATAAGGGGTTGCTATTAAAAAAAGAGGGCGGAAAAGAAAAATTATTAATTAAACCCCATGTTTGCACAGATACTGTTAACGATTTGCCGATTTGTAATATAGTTGTCGTATCCGTTAAAGGCTATGATTTAGAAAATGTTACAAATGAAATTGATAAAATTACTGATGAAAATTCTATAATTTTGCCCCTTTTAAATGGTGCTGATATTTATGATCGCATGCGACAGCATTTAAAGAAAGGATATCTTCTCCCAGCCTGTTTATATTTAGGCACTCATATAGAATCTCCTGGAATCATTTTTCAAAAGGGAGGAAGTGGCCAGATATCGGTTGGTAAAGATCCATTAAATCCCGAATTTTATCCGGACAAACTAATGAAAATTTTTAAAAATGCCGAAATACTGATTAATTTTTTTGATGATGTTAATATAGAAATATGGACAAAATATATTTTTATAGCATCTTTTGCTTTGGTTACAGCGACCTATAATAAGACAATAGGAGAGGTCGCAACGGACAGAGAACTTGGTGTTCTTATCAAGAACATCATGCAAGAAATCTCATTGATTGCAGCGGCTCTCAATATAGAACTTCCCTCCGATATTGTAGAAACTTCATTTTCAAAAGCAGGCCAGTTTCCGTTTGAAACAAAAACATCATTTCAAAGGGATGTTGAGATGAAAGGCATACAAAGCGAATGGGATTTGTTTGGGGGAACAGTAATCCGATATGCTGAGAAATTCAATATTTCAGCTGATAGTACAAAAAAAACATTTGATAAACTATTAAAAACATTAACGTAA
- a CDS encoding helix-turn-helix transcriptional regulator: protein MTKNISNKTLVSTFKPFKSDDGLEIKRIEDIPRDMTLRQGVRQKGFVAALHSHDWGQFLYASSGVMQVMAEESIWVTPPQRAVWIPPGTIHSIKVIYTVTLCNVYFAPHVIDGLPTCCQVMAITPLMRELIAQAVTFSPLYDPTGMEGRVCRLILDCLKNTPVEPLHLPMPDHGPIQEIVDYLKKDPSDNATLEDWAKRLATTSRTLARNFKKQTGMTFGQWRQQIRLLEALSRIADNQPLSHIAQDLGYSSQSAFSAMFKKAMGVTPGNYFKTI from the coding sequence ATGACAAAAAATATCTCAAATAAGACACTTGTTTCCACCTTCAAACCATTCAAATCGGATGATGGTTTAGAGATCAAGCGAATAGAAGATATTCCTCGTGATATGACTCTCAGGCAGGGTGTGCGGCAGAAAGGATTTGTGGCAGCCCTTCATTCGCACGACTGGGGGCAATTTCTTTATGCTTCGAGTGGGGTAATGCAAGTCATGGCAGAAGAATCGATTTGGGTCACCCCACCTCAAAGGGCAGTCTGGATACCTCCCGGGACGATTCACAGCATTAAAGTCATTTATACAGTCACTCTGTGTAACGTTTATTTCGCCCCTCATGTCATTGACGGGTTACCGACCTGCTGCCAAGTAATGGCGATCACACCTTTGATGCGAGAACTAATTGCCCAAGCCGTCACATTCTCTCCCCTTTATGACCCGACAGGTATGGAAGGACGTGTCTGTCGGTTGATACTGGATTGTTTAAAGAACACCCCCGTTGAGCCTTTACATCTGCCTATGCCTGATCATGGCCCTATTCAGGAAATTGTTGACTACCTCAAAAAAGACCCAAGCGATAACGCAACTCTGGAGGATTGGGCAAAGCGTTTAGCCACAACATCCCGAACTCTGGCACGTAATTTCAAAAAACAGACCGGCATGACTTTTGGTCAATGGCGCCAACAGATTAGGCTACTTGAAGCTCTCAGCCGCATAGCTGATAATCAGCCGCTTTCCCACATCGCTCAAGACCTCGGCTACTCCTCTCAAAGTGCCTTTAGTGCTATGTTTAAAAAAGCTATGGGCGTAACACCTGGAAATTATTTCAAAACCATATAA
- a CDS encoding type II toxin-antitoxin system HipA family toxin, which produces MGKAKNLTVLMNGIPVGRLNRSAKGIISFGYDEDWLSDRNRRPLSLSLPLTTQVYSGDRVENYFDNLLPDNMTLRNRLQARVGASSTRAFDLLSHIGRDCVGAVQLVPEGETPNVKMITADRVDEEQIEAILKSYASMPLGVDIDADFRLSVAGAQEKTAFLRMQNDWHRPSGATPTSHIFKLPMGRLGQTGLDLSGSVENEWLCQKLLGAFGMAAADTQIANFGSQKVLVVKRFDRRWSADSTWLIRLPQEDICQATGIPSALKYEADGGPGMTTVMDLLLGSDKAHEDRTLFMTAQVLFWMLGAIDGHAKNFSIFLRPGSRFHLTPLYDVISIYPLAKAGQISMHKVKMAMAVSGKNRHYRWNSITRKHWLDTAQKCRYPKDEMNQIIEKCCDMAQGCISKVGAVLPPGFPEEISAAIFSGIHQTRERLINNKKDVSV; this is translated from the coding sequence ATGGGAAAGGCAAAAAATCTTACCGTCCTTATGAACGGTATTCCTGTGGGCCGGCTGAACCGCAGTGCCAAAGGGATTATCTCTTTTGGTTATGACGAGGATTGGCTTTCAGACCGCAACAGAAGGCCCTTGTCTCTGTCTCTGCCTCTCACAACCCAGGTTTATTCTGGTGACCGGGTTGAAAATTATTTTGACAACCTGCTGCCGGACAACATGACATTGCGAAACAGGCTGCAGGCCAGGGTCGGGGCTTCGTCCACCCGGGCCTTTGACCTGCTCTCCCACATCGGCAGGGATTGTGTGGGAGCCGTGCAACTTGTGCCCGAAGGAGAAACACCAAATGTCAAAATGATCACCGCAGATCGGGTAGATGAAGAGCAGATAGAGGCCATTCTTAAATCGTATGCCTCCATGCCCCTAGGAGTGGACATTGATGCCGATTTCAGGCTTTCCGTTGCCGGCGCCCAGGAAAAAACCGCATTCCTCAGGATGCAAAACGACTGGCACCGCCCTTCCGGGGCCACGCCTACCAGCCATATTTTCAAGCTGCCCATGGGGCGACTGGGCCAAACCGGCTTAGATTTGTCAGGCAGCGTGGAAAACGAATGGCTCTGCCAAAAACTGTTGGGAGCCTTTGGCATGGCGGCGGCTGACACCCAGATAGCAAACTTCGGCAGCCAGAAGGTGTTGGTGGTGAAGCGGTTTGACCGACGCTGGTCTGCTGACAGCACCTGGCTGATCCGACTGCCCCAGGAAGATATCTGCCAAGCCACGGGAATCCCTTCGGCCCTGAAATATGAGGCGGACGGGGGGCCAGGCATGACCACGGTCATGGATCTGCTTCTGGGCTCCGACAAGGCTCATGAGGACCGGACCTTATTCATGACGGCCCAGGTGCTTTTCTGGATGTTGGGGGCTATTGACGGTCACGCCAAGAATTTCAGTATCTTTCTTCGGCCCGGCAGCCGGTTTCACCTCACCCCACTTTACGATGTCATCTCAATCTATCCTTTGGCCAAGGCTGGCCAGATTTCCATGCACAAGGTGAAGATGGCCATGGCCGTTTCAGGGAAAAACCGCCATTACAGATGGAACAGTATAACCAGAAAACATTGGTTGGATACGGCACAAAAATGCAGATACCCAAAAGATGAAATGAATCAGATTATTGAAAAATGCTGCGATATGGCACAAGGCTGCATAAGTAAGGTCGGTGCGGTCCTGCCTCCGGGATTTCCCGAGGAGATTTCAGCAGCCATTTTTTCTGGGATACACCAGACAAGGGAACGGTTGATTAACAATAAAAAGGATGTATCTGTTTAA
- a CDS encoding helix-turn-helix transcriptional regulator has product MHQIMVSPRDLGATLRELRKQKGMTQTALGKRVGLDQKRISLMENGNPNIRVASLFRLLSALDVGMALEPKAIDGTTPVQGNQEYNKDEW; this is encoded by the coding sequence ATGCATCAGATCATGGTCTCCCCCAGAGATCTTGGGGCAACGCTTAGAGAATTGAGGAAGCAAAAAGGGATGACCCAGACAGCCTTGGGTAAACGGGTGGGGCTTGACCAAAAACGGATATCCCTAATGGAAAACGGCAATCCTAATATCAGGGTGGCCAGCCTATTCAGACTGCTTTCCGCCTTGGACGTGGGCATGGCCCTTGAGCCTAAGGCCATTGATGGAACGACTCCAGTCCAGGGGAACCAGGAATATAATAAGGATGAATGGTGA
- the vapB gene encoding type II toxin-antitoxin system VapB family antitoxin produces the protein MDVGTVFVNNRTQAVRLPVDSRFPENVKKVVVRVVGKDRILSPVENTWDSFFLSEDGVSDDFMTERASQEQSEREAF, from the coding sequence ATGGATGTAGGAACCGTCTTTGTAAATAATAGAACCCAAGCGGTAAGATTACCGGTTGACAGCCGATTCCCGGAAAATGTGAAAAAAGTTGTTGTGCGTGTTGTCGGCAAAGACCGTATACTTTCTCCTGTGGAAAACACATGGGATAGCTTTTTTCTTTCTGAAGATGGCGTCTCAGATGATTTTATGACGGAACGTGCTTCACAAGAACAATCAGAAAGGGAAGCTTTTTGA
- the vapC gene encoding tRNA(fMet)-specific endonuclease VapC has translation MLKYMLDTNIVIYVIKRRPIEVLDIFNAHAGRMCISSITLAELLHGVEKSSMVSHNLRKVEDFVSRLEVLPYDDNAAAHYGNIRADLEKKGTPIGVNDLHIAGHARSESLILVSNNIREFVRVDGLRLENWIEIK, from the coding sequence ATGCTGAAATATATGTTGGACACCAATATCGTTATTTATGTGATTAAACGTCGACCAATTGAAGTGTTGGACATTTTTAACGCCCATGCAGGCCGGATGTGTATTAGTTCAATCACGTTAGCGGAATTATTACATGGTGTTGAAAAAAGCTCTATGGTGTCGCACAATTTGCGAAAAGTAGAAGATTTTGTATCACGTCTGGAAGTCCTTCCCTATGATGATAATGCCGCCGCCCACTATGGAAATATCAGAGCGGATTTAGAAAAGAAAGGTACACCTATCGGGGTCAATGATTTGCATATTGCAGGCCATGCCCGGAGTGAATCTTTAATCCTGGTTTCTAACAACATACGTGAATTTGTGAGAGTCGATGGTTTGCGGCTCGAAAATTGGATCGAAATAAAGTGA